The sequence TTGCGCCTGGTTATAGCTGGTTTTTGCTATGCCTACCTGTGTTTGCCTTATTTTTAATTCGGGGTAGTATTTTTTTGCCGTGTCTATCAGTTTTTGCAGGTAATCGTAACGCACATCGGGTAAAAGGCTATCCTGGGCGCGCAGGTTCCCGGCAAAAAAAATGATAAATAATACGGGTAGTAACAGTAGTTTGTATTTGTGCATCTGCTTATACTTTTTCTTTCTGGAAAAGCGCTGGTATAGTGCTCAATATAATTTTCATGTCGAGCAGCAACGAGTAATTCTGCGCGTAAAAATTATCCAGTTTTTTGCGCTCGCGTTCGCTCATATCGTCTTTACCACGTTTGGTTACCTGCCATAAGCCAGTTAAGCCCGCGGGGCCTAAAAAGCGCATCGCCCATTCGTTAGATGTTAGCATTTCGGCCTCATAAACCGGCAGTGGCCTGTTACCTACTATAGACATATCGCCTTTTAAAATGTTTATCAATTGCGGTAATTCATCAATACTTGTGCTGCGCAAAAAAGCGCCAAGCTTGGTAATACGGGGGTCGTTCTTGATTTTTACAAATGATGCTGTTTTAGTCCCATCCCCCTCGGCTGCATATTGATTATTCTCTACAGATAGCTTGGCCAGCAATTGGTCGGCATCGCTGCGCATCGAACGGAATTTGTAGAAATCGAACACTTTATAACCCGTACCCACACGCTTGCTTTTGTAAATTATCGGTCCCTTCGAACCAAATTTTACAGCCAGGGCCACCACTACCAATATTGGCGAAAGGCATAGCAAAGCCATCGACGACAGAATTACGTCCATAGCGCGTTTGCCCGGTGGAAGGGTGTAAGTAGTATCTACCTTTTTAGAAAGTTCGGATAAAGTAGGCTTGATCAGTTTAAAGTTTACCAAAAAGTTTAAACGCTCGCGCAGGTGCATCAGGTTAATGGGCATGGCATAAAGGTCGTTTACCTTTAATTTTATTGCCTTTGCCTTTAATTCAGGATCGTGTCTTTCGGTTACCAGTACGATCAGCATTTGTTTGAACAGGCTGTTCTTTTTTATCCGTTCAACAAATTTCATGGTTTCGCCCGCCTCATCAACCTCGGCCAAAATAATATCGGGCATACTGAGTATCGATTGCTCGGCCAGGTATTCATCCAGTTGTTGCACATCCGGACTGGCAAATATTTGGTAATGAGCAGGCAACTCGGCAAAGATCATGTCGCGCATCCCGGTACCGGCATAGGCCAGTTTAACCCGTAATCCTGCACTTTCGTTCCAATCAGTTGTGTGTGTCATAAACTTGCAAAATTTTGCTGATCTCTGATTTTAATATAGTTGGATTAAATGGTTTATGCAGGTATGCGTCAACCTTAAAAGGCATAGAGGCCACCTGGTCGTCAAGATCGTGGGCGGCCGAGAGCAACACCACGGGGATATCGCCGTAAAAGCCGCTTATTTTAACATTTTTTACAAAGGCTTGCCCGTCAAATGTCGGCATGGCTAAATCAGATATGATCAGTTCGGGCATGTTGCCGTTTTCAAGCCAATCAAGCGCGTCGAAGCCATTAGTTTGTACAACTATCTCGTAATCTTTTGACAGGATGAAGTTTAACAGCTTTAAAATGCCAAGGTCATCGTCAACGATCAGTATAATTTTTTTCATCTGAATTTATAACAAGTTTTCGGCTATCAATATTTTATATTAATCAGGGCTTTTTACAAAAAGTACGTTAAAATAGTAAAATTGCATCATTTCACCATTTTTATTAATTATTTCTATTTTACTAATAAAAATAGCGCATTACTATCAATACCGGCATTTACGGGTAAAAATATATAACAAGTTTTGTATATCTAAATTATTTATGCCCGCTTATATTGCCTATGGTAACTTACCAACACTATGTTTATTAATGATAGATTGTAATATTTGTTTTGTATTATCAGGATAATTTACAGGAATTACCTTGCCATTTTCGAGCCAGTTAATTAATATTTCGCGATGTTTTTCTTTCAGGCTCTTCATTACCGGCACGCCAAGGGTACTTAGTGCCGCCGCATTAAGGTGCTGCTCGTACTGGGCTTTCATGGGGATAACCAATAGTTTTTTGCCCATAAAAAGCGCTTCGGCCGGGGTTTCAAAACCGGCCCCGCATAATACGCCCGCCGACGAGGCCATGCTTGCAATAAACTTTTGATTATTAATAGGCTGAATGTGTACGTTTTTATGTTTCAAAACCTTTTTATTGTGCTTTGAAAACACATCCCAGGTTATATCTTTTATTTCGGATAGTTGCTTGATGAGGCGGTGGTCATCATAGGCGGGCAGGTAAACGGTATAGTGCCCCTTGTTGGTTATTTCATGATCGCGCACCTGCTGCCTGATCACTGGTGTAAAGATATTGTTACTGAACGCGGCGAAGTGGAAGCCATAATTTACACTTACCGGGGCATAATGGTTGAGAATAAAATTCCCCATCATATCCACATCCTGGGGTTTAGGAGCTTCATCGGTAATTACAGCGGCCTGGTGACTAAGACCAATACAAAACTTGTTTTTTAAACGGCAGGCCCAGGCAGATACCGGCTCGAAATCGTTTATCACCAGGTCATAATCATCTACCGGGAGTTTGTTAATTTCCTTCATAAACAAGCGGATCTTGGCTTTATAAAAGCTTTTCCAAAGATCGACCCCACCTTTTTTGCCGAAGATGAAGCCCATGCCATGAAACTTATACTTAACCGGGAATGGCAGCGAGAGATCGCCCTGTATACCGCTTACTACTACGTCAACTTCACCCATTTGTTGTAACAACGGTACAATATCCATCGACCGGCTTAAGTGCCCGTTACCGGTCCCCTGTATGGCGTATAATATTTTCATCTTCGTTTAAATTTAGTTGATTTGTTATGTTTTGGTATTTAATATTTATTAACAAATTGATGTTATCGGCTAATAGGGATTAAATATCTTAATTATAAACATAGTGTAAAGCCACTTAACAAACAGATAATATATTAGTAATATACACCTAAAGCAGGTGCAACAAAAAAGCCGGCTGATGGGCCGGCTTGATATTTTAAAGTTGATCAGGACTTATTTCTGCTTCTGCGCCAGTTGCGGTTACCGCCAGCCTTATTAGCGTTAGGATTACGCTGCGCCGATTGATTGCGTGGTGCAGGCTTGCCGCTTTTGTGGTGCGGGTTATTCTTCAGGTCCTTCAAGATCCTTTCCTGTTGCGTCAATTGCTTCATTGGGAAAGGATGCTCCTCCTCAACCGGGATGGTTTTGGCGATTAGCTTATGAATATCCTTCAGAAACTCTTTTTCTTCCTCATCGCAAAACGAAAATGCTATACCGCTGGCACCCGCCCTGCCGGTACGACCGATACGGTGTACGTAAGTTTCGGGGATGTTGGGGATCTCGTAATTAATTACGTGGGTCAGGTCATCAATGTCGATACCGCGAGCGGCAATATCGGTAGCTACCAGTACACGGGTGGTGCGGTTTTTAAAATTAGTTAATGCACGCTGACGGGCGTTTTGCGATTTATTGCCGTGGATTGCCTCGGCGGTGATGCCTGCTTTGCTCAGGTCTTTTACCACCTTATCGGCGCCATGCTTGGTGCGGGTGAAAACCAACACCGTGGCGATGCTTTTATCCTTCAGCAAGTGGTGCAGCAAGCCTCTTTTATCTTCCTTACCTACAAAGTAAACGGTTTGTTGTATGGTATCGGCAGTTGACGATACCGGGGCAACCTCCACCTTTTCGGGCTTATATAAAATGGTATCGGCCAGTTGCTGTATCTCGGGCGGCATGGTAGCCGAGAAAAACAGCGTTTGCCTTTGCTTAGGTACTTTGGCGATGATCTTCTTTACATCGTGCACAAAACCCATATCCAGCATACGGTCGGCTTCGTCTAATACCAAAATCTTCAAATGATCCAGGCGGATAAAGCCCTGGTTCATCAGGTCCAATAAGCGACCAGGTGTGGCTACTAAAATATCTACGCCACGTTTTAAAGCGTCGGTCTGTGGATTTTGCGATACCCCGCCGAAGATTACCAAATGCTTCAGGCCGGTGTGGCGACCGTAGGCGGCTATGCTCTCGTCTATCTGGATAGCCAGCTCGCGGGTTGGGGTAAGGATCAGCGTTTTAATCGTCTTCTGTTCCTTGTGCTGCTGCTTATCCTGGTATAGTAACTGTAAAATAGGGATAGAGAAAGCGGCGGTTTTGCCCGTACCGGTTTGAGCGCAGCCTAACAGGTCGCGCTGTTTTAATATAATGGGGATAGATTTGGCTTGAATAGGCGTAGGGGTGGTATATCCCTCGGTTTTTAAGGCCCTGAGGATAGGCTCAATTAAATTTAAATCTTGAAATGACATGTAATGTTTTTAAAATATATGCTAACGCGATTGCATAAGCGGATCTGAAGGGTCTATCGTCTGATGGAAATGATCAAAACCGTAAGCTAACGGGTATTATTGGGGGCAAAGGTACGGTTTTTATTTTATAAGTCCGGAAAGTCGGAAAGACCGTAAATCCGGAAGAGCTATTACAGGTTTTCTATTCCTACTAATTGAAGATTCAAACCGGCTACTTCAACATAGATCTCATCAAACGCCGCAGCATCTGTGATCCCGACCCCACCGGCAGGTTCAAGTGTGATATACCCGATCATAACCTTAAAATTAAGATCCTGGCTGCAGGCTATTCCCTGTACTTTGTACAGATCTTGTATCCGTTGCCTGTATCTTTCATATAAAGGGTTGGGGATAAGCCACCCGCCGATAGCGCCCATACTTTGGTCAATGATCTTAAGATCGGCGTGACCTACCAGGTCAGTGTCGATATAGATATCACCTTTCATGATTGATCAAGCCGTTTCCATTAGCGACTGCTGATGTCGCTAAGGTCAATTTGATTTTTGTGGCTAAGTGTAAAGGAAAGTGCTTTTTTTACGAAGTCATTTAGGGTGATATTATTAACCGCGGCAAAGATCGCGGCTTCTTTGTGCAGTGCTGATGATACACGAACATTGAATGTTCCTTTGTAAGTCTTTTCAGGTGTTTTGCCAATCTCTGCACAAAACTCAATATAATCTTCGACAGCTTCTTCAAATGCTGCTTTTAATTCCTTTACAGAAGCACCCTCAAAACTTACAAGGTCATTAATGCCTAATATTTTTCCGTAAAACACTTCATCAGCAGCACTAAAGTGTACTGATGCATAGTAGTTTTGATATTGTATGATATCACTCATCTTTTAAATGTCCTGCCGTTTTTAAATGTGCGATAACTTCACGTATCGCATAACTTTTAACAATATTAGCCGGATGAGGTTTATGAAGTGTAATGATATTTTTATTTGAATCAACAAATCTTCTTCTTGAACCACCGGTCTTTCCACCTGTAAATTCTTCGTAGCCAAAGATTGCGACTACTTTAGTTAATTCTTCCCATCTTAAATCCGTGGGTATGGATAATAATCTTTTTAATAGCTTCTCTTCTTTTGACATATTGGAACTGATAAACTTACACTAAACTG comes from Mucilaginibacter mali and encodes:
- a CDS encoding type II toxin-antitoxin system HicB family antitoxin; translated protein: MSDIIQYQNYYASVHFSAADEVFYGKILGINDLVSFEGASVKELKAAFEEAVEDYIEFCAEIGKTPEKTYKGTFNVRVSSALHKEAAIFAAVNNITLNDFVKKALSFTLSHKNQIDLSDISSR
- a CDS encoding DEAD/DEAH box helicase, which encodes MSFQDLNLIEPILRALKTEGYTTPTPIQAKSIPIILKQRDLLGCAQTGTGKTAAFSIPILQLLYQDKQQHKEQKTIKTLILTPTRELAIQIDESIAAYGRHTGLKHLVIFGGVSQNPQTDALKRGVDILVATPGRLLDLMNQGFIRLDHLKILVLDEADRMLDMGFVHDVKKIIAKVPKQRQTLFFSATMPPEIQQLADTILYKPEKVEVAPVSSTADTIQQTVYFVGKEDKRGLLHHLLKDKSIATVLVFTRTKHGADKVVKDLSKAGITAEAIHGNKSQNARQRALTNFKNRTTRVLVATDIAARGIDIDDLTHVINYEIPNIPETYVHRIGRTGRAGASGIAFSFCDEEEKEFLKDIHKLIAKTIPVEEEHPFPMKQLTQQERILKDLKNNPHHKSGKPAPRNQSAQRNPNANKAGGNRNWRRSRNKS
- a CDS encoding glycosyltransferase family protein; this encodes MKILYAIQGTGNGHLSRSMDIVPLLQQMGEVDVVVSGIQGDLSLPFPVKYKFHGMGFIFGKKGGVDLWKSFYKAKIRLFMKEINKLPVDDYDLVINDFEPVSAWACRLKNKFCIGLSHQAAVITDEAPKPQDVDMMGNFILNHYAPVSVNYGFHFAAFSNNIFTPVIRQQVRDHEITNKGHYTVYLPAYDDHRLIKQLSEIKDITWDVFSKHNKKVLKHKNVHIQPINNQKFIASMASSAGVLCGAGFETPAEALFMGKKLLVIPMKAQYEQHLNAAALSTLGVPVMKSLKEKHREILINWLENGKVIPVNYPDNTKQILQSIINKHSVGKLP
- a CDS encoding response regulator, with protein sequence MKKIILIVDDDLGILKLLNFILSKDYEIVVQTNGFDALDWLENGNMPELIISDLAMPTFDGQAFVKNVKISGFYGDIPVVLLSAAHDLDDQVASMPFKVDAYLHKPFNPTILKSEISKILQVYDTHN
- a CDS encoding type II toxin-antitoxin system HicA family toxin — protein: MSKEEKLLKRLLSIPTDLRWEELTKVVAIFGYEEFTGGKTGGSRRRFVDSNKNIITLHKPHPANIVKSYAIREVIAHLKTAGHLKDE
- a CDS encoding sugar transferase, translating into MTHTTDWNESAGLRVKLAYAGTGMRDMIFAELPAHYQIFASPDVQQLDEYLAEQSILSMPDIILAEVDEAGETMKFVERIKKNSLFKQMLIVLVTERHDPELKAKAIKLKVNDLYAMPINLMHLRERLNFLVNFKLIKPTLSELSKKVDTTYTLPPGKRAMDVILSSMALLCLSPILVVVALAVKFGSKGPIIYKSKRVGTGYKVFDFYKFRSMRSDADQLLAKLSVENNQYAAEGDGTKTASFVKIKNDPRITKLGAFLRSTSIDELPQLINILKGDMSIVGNRPLPVYEAEMLTSNEWAMRFLGPAGLTGLWQVTKRGKDDMSERERKKLDNFYAQNYSLLLDMKIILSTIPALFQKEKV